The segment CGCGACGGACGGACAAATGCACGACGCTTTAACCTTATCTTGTCCCGCCTGAACTGGTTTGACCGATCATTTCTGGCAAAACGAGTTGCAATTCGGCCCGAATGGGCGCAGAGCGCCGAAATTGAGTGGGTACAGGGGTACTCAAAGACTAGCTTCGTGATATTTTTGAATAAGGATTGCACCATGTCGGACAATAATGGGCTCACCGAGACGTTGATTGCTTTGACCGCGGACATCGTTTCCGCGCATGTCAGCAACAATAGTGTCGCCGTTTCCGATCTTCCGCTGCTGATCCAGAACGTCCACAACGCCCTGGCGTCGCTCGGCGACGAAGTGGCGGAGCCGGAAGTGAAGCAGGAGCCCGCCGTCTCGATCCGCGCCTCGATCAAGCCCGACTACATCGTCTGCCTCGAGGACGGCAAGAAGCTGAAGATGCTCAAGCGCCACCTGATGACCCATTATCAGATGACCCCCGAGCAGTATCGCGCCAAGTGGAACCTGCCGGCCGACTATCCGATGGTCGCCCCCAACTATGCCGAGCAGCGCCGCTCGCTCGCCAAGAAGATCGGCCTCGGCACCAAGCGCCGGACCCGCTGATCGCGAAAACAGGACCGGGGAGCGGGAAAATCCCTCCCCGGCCGTTTCCGGTCGAACCCGATCTTCGCGGCCCTTGTTTTCGCATGTGCAATACGGCTAACAAGGCGGTCCTATGCCGGGCAAGATCGACATCGAACAGCTCTGCGCGGACAAGGGTCTGCGCATCACCGAACAGCGGCGCGTCATCGCCCGCGTTCTTTCCGACGCCGATGATCATCCCGACGTCGAGTTGCTCCACCAGCGCGCCGCCGCGATCGATCCGGGCATCTCGATCGCGACGGTCTATCGCACCGTCCGCCTGTTCGAGGATGCCGGCATCCTGGAGCGCCATGATTTCGGCGACGGCCGCGCCCGTTACGAGGCGGCACCCGAAACCCATCACGATCATCTGATCAACGTCGAGACCGGCGAGGTGATCGAGTTCGTCGACGGCGAGCTCGAGGAGCTGCAGCGCCGCATCGCCGAGAAGCTGGGCTTCCGCCTGGTCGACCACCGGCTCGAACTCTACGGCGTTTCGGCCAACCGAACGAAATAATCCGTCGGTGCGCCGTTCGAGAGCGATCGCGCGCGTCGTCGTCGGGCTGTCCGTCCTCGCCTTCTGCCTGGCCGGCTATGGGCTGAGCTGGCCGCTGCGCAAGCGGATCGGCTGGGTCCGCTTCTTCCTGCAATGGTTCGGCGAGGCGATGGGCCTCGACGTGCGGATCGAGGGCCGGCCGCTCGGCCGCGACGTGCTCTACGTCGCCAACCATGTGAGCTGGCTCGACATATTGGCGCTCGGCGGGGCGACGCCGACCTGCTTCGTGTCCAAGGACGACGTCGGCGGCTGGCCGCTGGTCGGGATGCTCGCGCGCATCGGCGGCACGATCTTCATCGACCGCACCAGCCGCCGCGCCGCGCACGGCCAGGTCGACCAGCTCGGCCAGGCACTGCTCGACCACCATCCGGTCGCGCTGTTCCCGGAGGGGACGACCGGCGACGGCCGCTCGCTCTTCCCGTTCCGCCCGGCGCTGTTCGCCTCGGTCGCGCCGCCGCCGCCCGGCATCGCCGTCCAGCCGGTCGCGATCGACTATGACGCGGCGGCGAGCGAGATCTGCTGGACCGGCGACGAGGACCTCGGCCCCAATGCGGCCAAGGTTCTCGGCCGGCCGGGCCGGTTGCGCTGCACGATCCGCTTCCTCGAACCGCTGCCGCCGTCCGACGACCGCAAGGCGCTGGCGGCGCGGGCCCAGGCCGCCGTCGCCGCCGCGCTCGCCCTGCCCCTGAGCTGACGCGCATCTTTCGCATCGGCGCGGCTTCGGCTATGGGCCGCGGCATGTCGCGCCCTGCCCCCAAGAGCTTCCACGTCAAGTCGTTCGGCTGCCAGATGAACGTCTATGACGGCGCGCGCATGGCCGAGCTGCTCGAAGCGCAGGGCATGCACGCCGCCGACAGCGCCGACGCCGCCGACCTGGTCGTGCTCAACACCTGCCACATCCGCGAGAAGGCGGCCGAGAAGGTCTATTCGGACATCGGCCGGATCGTGAAGAAGGCCGCCGACGCCGAGGAGGGCCGGGCGCGGCCGATGATCGCCGTCGCCGGCTGCGTCGCCCAGGCCGAAGGGCCCGAGATTCCACGCCGCGCCCCCGCAGTCGACATCGTCGTCGGGCCACAGGCCTATCACAACCTGCCCCAGCTCGTCGCCGACGCCGCCGAGGGCCGCCGCGCGCTCGACACCGACATGCCCGCCGCGTCGAAGTTCGACACGCTGCCGAAGCGCCGCCGCCAGGGGCCGACCGCCTTCCTGACCGTGCAGGAGGGCTGCGACAAATTCTGCACCTATTGCGTCGTCCCCTATACGCGCGGGGCGGAAATCTCGCGGCCGTGGGGCGCGATCGTCGACGAGGCGAAGGCGCTGGTCGACGCCGGCGCGCGCGAGATCACCCTGCTCGGCCAGAACGTCAACGCCTGGACCGGCGAGGACGATCGCGGCCGGACGCAAGGCCTCGACGGGCTGATCCGCGCGCTCGACGCGCTGCCCGGCCTCGCCCGCATCCGCTACACCACCAGCCACCCCAACGACATGAGCGACGGCCTGATCGCCGCGCATGGCGAGGTGGCGAAGCTGATGCCCTTCCTCCATCTGCCGGTGCAGGCGGGATCGGATCGCATCCTCAAGGCGATGAACCGCAGCCACGACGCCGCCGGCTATCTGCGCCTGATCGAGCGGGTCCGCGCGGCGCGGCCCGACATCGCGGTCTCGGGCGACTTCATCGTCGGCTTCCCCGGCGAGACCGACGAGGATTTCGAGGCGACCCTCGCCATCGTCCGCGCGGTCGACCACGCCCAGGCGTTCAGCTTCAAATACAGCCCCCGCCCCGGCACCCCCGCCGCGTCGATGGACGGCCAGGTCGCACCGGCGGTGATGGACGAGCGGCTGCAACGGCTCCAGGCGCTGCTCAACGAGCAGCAGCACCGCTTCAACCTGGCGACGGTCGGCAAGCGCTGCGAGGTGCTGATCGAGCGCGACGGCAAGAAGCCCGGCCAGCGGATCGGCAAGTCGCCCTGGCTCCAGTCGGTGATCGTCGAGGACGGCCCGGCGATCGGCACGCTGGTGACGGTCGACATCGTCTCGGCCGGACCGAACAGCCTGAGCGGCGCCCTGGTCGAACAAAAGGCCGCCTGAAAAATCCTCCCTATCGCGCAGCGATGGGGAGGGGGACCATGCGCAGCATGGTGGAGGGGTCACGGCGCGATAGCGCCGGCTGCGCCGTCGCCCCCTCCACCGCCTTCGGCGGTCCCCCTCCCCATGCGGAGCATGGGGAGGATCTGAAACAGCGTCACCCAACTGCCACATCGGCGGTGGATAAGTATGCCGGTCCACCGCTTTTGCTCTTCGCATGGGTCGAAATGCGCGTAGGATCGTTGACACCCGACGACACCCCGTCAGGGGGTCGATAAAGGAAAGGAAACCGCCGCTCCTTATGTCGCGCAAGCCCGTTCCCGCGCAGGCCGGAGATCGCGCCCGGCTAGAGATCCTCTTCGACAAACCCCAGCTCCTCGGCCGATTGTTCGGTGAGTTCGACCAGAATCTGGTGGCGATCGAAAACCGGCTGGGGGTCTATATAGCGGCCCGGGGGAACAAGCTGCAGATAGAGGGTGAGGCCGAGGCCGCGGGGCGCGCCCGCGAGGTGCTGACCGGGCTCTACAACCGGATCGTCCAGGGCCAGGACCTCGACACCGGCGCCGTCGAGGCGGTGATCGCGATGTCGGCCGAGCCGACGCTGGAGGGCATCATCCGCAACGACGTCTCCGATCCGCCCAAGGTGATGATCCGGACGCGCAAGAAGACGATCGTCCCGCGCTCCGCCACCCAGATCCGCTACATGGAGGCGCTCAACCGCTCTGACATCATCTTCGCGCTGGGCCCGGCGGGCACGGGCAAGACCTATCTGGCGGTGGCGCAGGCGGTGCAGCAGCTCATCCAGGGCACGGTCGACCGGCTGATCCTGTCGCGCCCGGCGGTCGAGGCGGGCGAGCGGCTCGGCTTCCTGCCCGGCGACATGAAGGAGAAGGTCGATCCCTATCTCCGCCCGCTCTACGATGCGCTCTACGACATGCTGCCGACCGAGCAGGTCGAGCGCCGCATCGCCAGCGGCGAGATCGAGATCGCACCGATCGCCTTCATGCGCGGCCGCACGCTGAGCGACGCCTTCGTCATCCTCGACGAGGCGCAGAACACCACGCCCGCGCAGATGAAGATGTTCCTCACCCGCTTCGGCCAGAACAGCCGCATGGTGGTGTGCGGCGATCCGCGCCAGATCGACCTTCCCGACATCGGCAAGTCGGGCCTCGCCGACGCGGTCGGCCGGCTCGAAGGGATAGAGGGGATCGCGACGATCCGCTTCGGCGCCGCCGACGTCGTCCGCCACCCGATCGTTGGCCGCATCGTCGAGGCCTATGAAGGGCCCGACAATCCATGATCGAAGTCGCGGTACAGGCGGAGCCCGACTGGGCGGACGGCACCGACTGGGAAAGGCTGGCGATCGAGGCGGTGACGGCGGCGATGCGGACGACGCCGCACGCCGCGATGCTCGATGCCGCCTATATGGCCGAGGTGTCGATCCGGCTGACCGACGACGACGAGGTCCACGCGCTCAACCGCCAATATCGCCAGAAGGACAAGCCCACCAACGTGCTGAGCTTCCCGATGGTGCAGGACGACCTGATCGAGGGGCTCGACAACAGCGACGACGGCGAGGTGCTGCTCGGCGACATCATCCTCGCGCGCGGGGTCTGCGTGCGCGAGGCGGCCGAGAAGGGCGTGCCGACCGCCGAGCATGCGACCCATCTGATCGTCCACGGCACGCTCCACCTGCTCGGCTACGACCATATCGAGGACGACGAGGCGGAGGCGATGGAGGACCTGGAGCGCGTCGCGCTCGCCACGCTCGGGATCGACGACCCCTACGCCATCACCGAGGACTGAACGCCGCCGCCGCTCAGCCTGCGGCGATGCGCGGCTTCAGCGTGTGGAGCGACGGCACGGGCGCGGCGCGCAGCCGGTCGGCGATCCGGTCGGCGGAGCGCATCGCCAGCGCGACGATCGTCAGTGTCGGGTTGGCCCAGCCCGAGGTCGGGAACAGCGAGCTGCCGGCGACATGGAGATTGTCGACGCCATGGACGCGCCCCTGCCCGTCGGTGACGCCGCGGCGCGGATCGTCGGCCATGCGGGTGGTGCCCATATGGTGATAGCCGCCGATCGGATGGGTGCTGATCAGCGGATCGGTGGTCCAGCGGCGCGGCTCCTCGGCCAGCCAGGCGGCGGGCTCGACCTTGCCGAGGCCGAGCCGCCGCAGCTCGCGGCCGAGCGCGCTGACCAGCCCCCGGACGCTGTCGACGTCGATCGCGCTGGTCCGCCAGTCGAGCTGCGCGCGCGGCATGCCGGTGGCGTCGAGCACGTCGCCCAGCTTCACCCGGCTGTCGGGATTGGGCGCCTGTTCGGCCCGCACCACCAGCGCCAGATCGGTCAGGCCCAGCTTCTCCAGCGCCCAGGGGCGGGCCGGATCGACGATCTTCTGGAGGCTGTTCACGGTCCGCTTCATCATCTTCCACAGATGGCGGCCGCGCGCCGTCGGGGCGGTGTCGTGCTTGATCCGCTCATAGGCGGCGAGCAGCAGCGCCTGCCGTCCTTCCGCCGGCCGCCGGCCCGCGAGGGTCAGCGAGGTGTTGAGCAGCCCTTCGCGCGCCTGCAGCGCCGGCGCCGCGGCGATCAGCGGCGCGACCGAGAGCGCGCCGACCCTGTGCCGGCCGAAGGCGCGCAGCAGCGCCCAGCTCGCGCCGCCGACCACCTTGCCGCCGCGCGCGTGCGGATGCTCCATGAAATAGCGGCCGACCTGGTCGTGGCCGTTGCCGAGCCCGCAGCGCATCACCGACCGCGAGGCGAGCAGCAGGCGCGGATTCTCGATCCCGCCGGCCGCCAGCACATAATGGCGCGCGGTGACGGCCAGCCGCCGGCCCGCCAGGTTGCGGACCAGCAGCCGCTCGACGCCCCGCGCCGAGCCCGCCGCCATGATCTCCCGCACCGTGGCGTGGGTGACGACGGTGCAGCGCGGATGATCGATCAGGTCGCGACTGTTGGCATGGCTGAACCGGTCGAAGCGCTCGTCGAACAGCCAGGCCGGCGTCGCCAGCTCATGATCGGCGAAGGCGGGCAGCAGCGGATCGAGCGCCTCGGCGAGATCGGGCAGGACGCGCGGCAGGCCGAAGGCAGCGCGCGCCTCGGCATAATAGGGCGCGATCTCCGCATGGCCGAACGGCCAGCCCGAATGGGGAATCCAGGGACGGCGCTCGAAATCGATCGGATCGAACTCGGCGCAGCGCCCGCCCCAGATCGCGGTGGTGCCGCCGAAGAAGCGCAACCGCGCATCCTCCAGCGCATAATAGTCCTCGCCGACATTCTCGCCGGCGTTGAGCGCCGAGGGACCCGGCTCGTGATCGAAGCCGCCGCTTTCGAGCAGGATGACCGACAGCCCTTCCGCCAGCAGGCGGCGGCAGATGGTGATGCCGGCGGCGCCGGCGCCGATGACGGCGACGTCCGCGGCCATGCCGTCGGGCCCGCCATGATCGAGATCGATATGCATGGCGTCAGGCCCTTCCCGCCCGTCGACGGCCGGGAAGCGAAGGAAAAAGCACACACAACATCCTGCTAATACGCCCGAGAGGCGATCTTTATTCCTTCGCCCGGCGGGATTTTTTCCCCGGACGCCGCCCTTTCCTCCATATGCAAAGATGGGATTGCCCCCCGGTGCCCATTTCGGTTAGCGAATCAGCGCGAGAGAACGGCGCAAGAAAGACGATGCCCGACGACAGTAGTAGCAGCGCCGCGGACAGCGGCGGACGATGGTGGCGCGGACTGCGCTCGCTCTTTGCACCCGAGCAAGAGCCCAGTCTGCGCGACCAGATCGAGGAAGTCATCGAGGAGCATGAAGGCGATGGCGGCGAAGGGGACGACCTGTCCTCCGCCGAGCGCGAGATGCTCCGCAACATCCTGCATTTCGGCGAACGCACCGTCGGCGACATCGGCGTGCCGCGCGGCGACATCGTCGCGGTGCCCGAGGCGATCGGCTTCGACGAGTTGGTCGCCCGCTTCGCCGAGGCCGAGCACAGCCGCCTGCCCGTCTATGGCGAGGATCTCGACCACGTCACCGGCATGATCCACGTCAAGGACGTGTTCCGGATCATCGCGACCGGCGCGGCGCGGCCCGCGACGATCGCCGGGCTGATCCGCCAGCCGCGCTACGTGCCCTCGTCGATGCGGATCATCGACCTGCTCGCCGAGATGCGCGAGACGCGCACCCATCTGGCGATCGTCCTCAACGAATATAGCGGCACCGACGGGCTGGTGACGATCGAGGACCTGGTCGAGGAGATCGTCGGCGACATCGAGGACGAGCATGACGAGAAGGAAGCCGACCTGCTCGTGCCGCTCGACGACGCGATCTGGTCGGCCGACGCCCGCGCCGAACTGGAGGACGTCGCCCGGTTGATCGACCCCCGGCTCGCCGACATCGACGACGACGTCGAGACGTTGGGCGGCCTCGCCTCCGCGCTGGCGGGGCAGGTGCCGCAGGCGGGGCAGATCGTCGAGCATCCGAGCGGCTGGCGGCTCGAGATCACCGATGCCGACGAGCGCCGGGTGCGGCAGATGCTGCTCCACCCGCCGGCCGACGCCCATGGTCGGGAAAGCTGAGCGATAATAAGGAACCTTTTCCGAGGCTTCCCGCTCTCACGACATGACGGCGGCGGCCCGAATGCGCTATAGCGGCGGAACGAAGCCAGTCGGAGAGGTCCCGTGACGACCAAGAAGAAGCTGCTCATCGCCCTGCCCATCGTCCTGATCGTCGCGGCGGTGACGGCGCTCTACCTGCTGGCGACGCGCGAGCGGGCCGAGATCGCCTTCGCCAAGGTGACCGGCCCCACGCCCGAGCTCAGCGAGCCCCGCGAGACGCTGCTGCCGACCCTCGCCGTCGCCAAGGCGGTCGGCTGGAAGGCCGGCGAGAAGCCGGTCGCCGCGAAGGGGCTGTCGGTCGCGGCCTTCGCCGAGGGGCTGACCCATCCGCGCTGGATCTACGTCCTGCCCAATGGCGACGTGCTGGTCAGCGAGAGCAACTCGCCGCCGCGCGACGCGGACAACGGCGGCGGCGGGATCACCGGCTTCGTGATGAACCGGGCGATGGCGCGGGCGGGGGCCGGCGTCGCCTCCCCCAACCGCATCATCCTGCTGCGCGACGCCGACGGCGACGGCAAGGCCGAGCTCAAGACGGTGCTGATCGCCGGGCTCAACTCGCCGAGCGGCATGGCCTGGGCCGACGGCCAGCTCTACATCGGCAACACCGACGCGGTCGTCCGCGTGCCCTTCACCCCGGGCCAGACCAGGATCGACGCCAAGCCGGTCGTCGTCGCGCGGCTGCCGGGCGGCTACAATCATTGGGCCCGCAACCTGCTGCTCGCGCCCGATGGCAAGTCGCTCTACGTCGCGGTCGGATCGGCCTCCAACATCGGCGAGCGCGGCATGGACCTGGAGGCGAAGCGCGCCGCGATCCTCCAGGTCGCGCTGCCCTCGGGCAAGGACCGGGTCTTCGCCTATGGCCTGCGCAACCCGAACGGCATGGCCTATGAGCCGACCACCGGCGACCTGTGGACCGTCGTCAACGAACGCGACATGCTCGGGTCGGACATGGTCCCCGACTATCTGACCGAGGTGCAGCTCGGCGGCTTCTACGGCTGGCCCTGGTATTATTGGGGCGGCGCCGTCGACAAGCGCGTGCCGGAGCCGGAGGACGACCTCCAATCCTATGTGATCCGCCCCGATTATGCGCTCGGCCCGCACGTCGCCGCGCTCGGGCTGACCTTCGCCGAGGGCGCGATCCTCGGCCCCGACTATGCCAGCGGCGCCTTCATCGCCGAGCATGGCTCGTGGAACCGCCGCCCGCTCTCGGGCTACAAGCTGGTGTTCGTGCCGTTCGCGCAGGGCAAGCCGATGGGCAAGCCGCGCGACATGCTGACCGGATTCCTCTCCCCGACCGGTGAGGCGCGCGGCCGCCCGGTCGCGGTGGCGATCGGCAAGCGCGGCGGGCTGATGATCACCGACGACGTCGGCGGCAAGGTCTGGCGGGTGACGGCGGCGCCAGCGAAGTAGGAACGCCGCCCCCCGACGAAACCCGGCAGATATCGCCTTTTTCTTCCCGTCATTCCCGCGAAAGCGGGAATCCATGGACGGGGCTGGCTTTCGCCGGCCTCAACCGATCAGATGAGCTGGCCGAGCTTCGACGGCGCGGGGAAGCCGGCGCCGGTTCCTTCGGCCGGGAGCGGCGGCGCCTCGAAGCGGTGCCAGCCGCCCGCCGACAGCCGTTCGAGCGGCTGGAAGCGGGTCTTGTACTGCATCCGCGCCGAGCCCTCGACCCAATAGCCGAGATAGACATAGGGCAGGCCGCCTTCGGCCGCGCGGCGGATATGTTCGAGGATGATGAAGGTGCCGAGGCCGGGGCGCGAATCATCCTCGGTCTCGAAGAAGCTGTAGACCATCGACACCCCGTCCGACTGGGTGTCGGTCAGGCAGGCGCCGACCAGCTTGCCCGGCCGGCCGTTCGTCGCGGGCTCGCGATATTCGACGACATGGGTCTTGACCGGGGTCTGCTCGACCATGTCGGCGAAGTCGAGCTCGTCCATCTGCGCCATGCCGCCGCCCGGATGGCGGGCCTTGAGGTAGCGGCGCAGCAGCGCGAACTGTTCCTCGGTGGTCCAGGGCTTGCACACGCTGATGTCGAGATCGGCATGGCGGCGGATCAGCTTGCGCTGGCTGGCATTGGGCCGGAATTCATTGGCGACGACGCGGACCGAGACGCAGGCCTGGCAATCGACGCAGGTCGGGCGATAGGCGACGCCCTGGCTGCGGCGGAAGCCGATCCGGCCGAGCGCGTCGTTGAGCTCGGCGGCGTTGGGACCCGACAATTCGGTGAACACCTTCCGCTCGGTGCGACCCGCCAGATAAGGGCACGGGCCGGGAGTCGTCACGAAGAAGCGCGGAAATCGGAACTGCGCCGTCATTCGAAAGCCTGCCCCATGAAGTTGCCGAACCCACCGGTCCCATGACTATGCCTACGCATGAACGTCATGAAAAGAGCATTAACCTTGAATCTTTTGTCGGCGCCTTGTTTGGCCTCAGGCGCCGGCGCGGACATCCGTCCGCTTGGCTATCCTCGCATAAGCTCGGACGCGCGTTCGCGCTTGCGGAGCCCTGTCGGGCTCCGACGATCAGCCCAGCGTCGGGATGCGCCAGCATCCCGCAAGGCCGAACGGCCGCCCGAGCTTATGCGAGGATAGCCAAGGTCGCGGATGCGACCGCCGGCGCTTGAGGCCAAACAAACAAACCGTGGAAGCCGGCTTCAGCCGGCTTCCACGGTCTTCACTTCATAGCCTTCGTGGTTCAGCGCCTTGAGCAGCCGTTCGAGATGCGCGGCGTCGCGGGTCTCGCATTCGATCTCGGCGATCAGGCCCTTGGCGGGCAGCGTCGTGAACACGCGCTGGTGATAGACCTCGACGATGTTGACCTGCTGCTCGTCGAACACGCGGGCGACGTGGAACAGCGCGCCCGGCCGGTCCTGCAACCGGATGCTGAGGCGGGCGAGCCGGCCCGAGCGGGCGAGGTCGCGCAACAGCACGTTGGCGAGCAGCCGGGTGTCGATGTTGCCGCCGGTCAGGATGATGCCGACATTGCGGCCGCGCACCAGCTTGGGATGGGCGAGCAGCGCGGCGAGGCCCGCCGCGCCGGCGCCCTCGACCACGGTCTTCTCGATCTGGAGCAGCGTCGAGACCGCGGTCTCCAGCTCGCGCTCGGCGACCAGCACGATGTCGTCGACCAGCGAGCGGACGATCCCCGAGGTGACCGTCCCCGGCTGCTTGACCGCGATGCCCTCCGCCAGCGTGTCGCCGTCGCAGGGCAGGATCAGCCCCTTCATCTTGGCGTACATCGACGGATAGAGCTCGGCCTGGACGCCGATCACGCGCTTGGGGCTCGCCGCCGCGCGCGCGACCACCGCCGATCCCGAGATCAGCCCGCCGCCGCCGATCGGCACGACCAGCGTGTCGATCTCCGGCGCGTCCTCGAGCATTTCGAGCGCGACCGTGCCCTGGCCCGCGATCACGTCGGGATCGTCGAACGGATGGACGAAGGTCAGCCCCTCGCGCTGTTCGAGCTGCCGGGCGGTTTCATAGGCGTCGTCGAAGCGCTCGCCCGCCATGATGACGCGGGCGCCATGGCCCTCGGTCTGCTGGACCTTCACCGTCGGGGTCGGCTTCGGCATGACGATGGTGACCGGGATGCCGAGCCGCGCGCCATGATAGGCGAGGCCCTGCGCATGGTTGCCGGCCGACGCGGCGATCACGCCGCGCTCCTTCTGCTCGTCGGTGAGCTGGAGCAGCTTGTTGAGCGCGCCGCGCTCCTTGTACGCGGCGGTGAACTGGAGATTCTCGAACTTCAGCCAGACATTGGCGCCGGTAATGTTGCTGAGCGTGCGGCTCTTCAGGACGGGGGTACGCACGATCGACGAGGAAATCCGCGCATGGGCCGCACGGACATCATCGATCGTCACGGGGACGCCATCGGCGTCGTTCTGGATCTGCACGCTTGCCATAGTGGGCGCGCCATAGCCGATTCATCGGCAGACTCCTAGCGTCCCGGGAAATTCCATCTTATGCGGTGGCCATGGCAAAGGTGACCTTTCTGGGGCTGGGCGCGATGGGCGCCCCCATCGCACGACATCTGGCCGAAGCCGGCCACGACGTCACCGTCTACAACCGCACCCGCGCGAAGGCGGAGGCCTGGGTCGAGCGGCACGGCGGGCGCTGGGCGCCGACCCCCGCCGCCGCCGCCGAGGACGCCGATGCGGTGCTGAGCTGCGTCGGCGCCGACGGCGACCTGGAGGCGGTGACGCTGCGCAAGGACGGCTGCTTCGCGGCGATGAAGAAGGGCGCGCTCTACGTCGACCACACCACCGCTTCCGCCAAGATCGCCCGCCAGCTCGCGGTCGAAG is part of the Rhizorhabdus wittichii RW1 genome and harbors:
- a CDS encoding transcriptional regulator, MucR family (PFAM: ROSMUCR transcriptional regulator) is translated as MSDNNGLTETLIALTADIVSAHVSNNSVAVSDLPLLIQNVHNALASLGDEVAEPEVKQEPAVSIRASIKPDYIVCLEDGKKLKMLKRHLMTHYQMTPEQYRAKWNLPADYPMVAPNYAEQRRSLAKKIGLGTKRRTR
- a CDS encoding ferric uptake regulator, Fur family (PFAM: ferric-uptake regulator); protein product: MPGKIDIEQLCADKGLRITEQRRVIARVLSDADDHPDVELLHQRAAAIDPGISIATVYRTVRLFEDAGILERHDFGDGRARYEAAPETHHDHLINVETGEVIEFVDGELEELQRRIAEKLGFRLVDHRLELYGVSANRTK
- a CDS encoding phospholipid/glycerol acyltransferase (PFAM: phospholipid/glycerol acyltransferase), producing the protein MRRSRAIARVVVGLSVLAFCLAGYGLSWPLRKRIGWVRFFLQWFGEAMGLDVRIEGRPLGRDVLYVANHVSWLDILALGGATPTCFVSKDDVGGWPLVGMLARIGGTIFIDRTSRRAAHGQVDQLGQALLDHHPVALFPEGTTGDGRSLFPFRPALFASVAPPPPGIAVQPVAIDYDAAASEICWTGDEDLGPNAAKVLGRPGRLRCTIRFLEPLPPSDDRKALAARAQAAVAAALALPLS
- a CDS encoding tRNA-i(6)A37 thiotransferase enzyme MiaB (TIGRFAM: RNA modification enzyme, MiaB family; tRNA-i(6)A37 thiotransferase enzyme MiaB~PFAM: deoxyribonuclease/rho motif-related TRAM; Radical SAM domain protein; Protein of unknown function UPF0004-like~SMART: Elongator protein 3/MiaB/NifB), encoding MGRGMSRPAPKSFHVKSFGCQMNVYDGARMAELLEAQGMHAADSADAADLVVLNTCHIREKAAEKVYSDIGRIVKKAADAEEGRARPMIAVAGCVAQAEGPEIPRRAPAVDIVVGPQAYHNLPQLVADAAEGRRALDTDMPAASKFDTLPKRRRQGPTAFLTVQEGCDKFCTYCVVPYTRGAEISRPWGAIVDEAKALVDAGAREITLLGQNVNAWTGEDDRGRTQGLDGLIRALDALPGLARIRYTTSHPNDMSDGLIAAHGEVAKLMPFLHLPVQAGSDRILKAMNRSHDAAGYLRLIERVRAARPDIAVSGDFIVGFPGETDEDFEATLAIVRAVDHAQAFSFKYSPRPGTPAASMDGQVAPAVMDERLQRLQALLNEQQHRFNLATVGKRCEVLIERDGKKPGQRIGKSPWLQSVIVEDGPAIGTLVTVDIVSAGPNSLSGALVEQKAA
- a CDS encoding PhoH family protein (PFAM: PhoH family protein) encodes the protein MGRNARRIVDTRRHPVRGSIKERKPPLLMSRKPVPAQAGDRARLEILFDKPQLLGRLFGEFDQNLVAIENRLGVYIAARGNKLQIEGEAEAAGRAREVLTGLYNRIVQGQDLDTGAVEAVIAMSAEPTLEGIIRNDVSDPPKVMIRTRKKTIVPRSATQIRYMEALNRSDIIFALGPAGTGKTYLAVAQAVQQLIQGTVDRLILSRPAVEAGERLGFLPGDMKEKVDPYLRPLYDALYDMLPTEQVERRIASGEIEIAPIAFMRGRTLSDAFVILDEAQNTTPAQMKMFLTRFGQNSRMVVCGDPRQIDLPDIGKSGLADAVGRLEGIEGIATIRFGAADVVRHPIVGRIVEAYEGPDNP
- a CDS encoding protein of unknown function UPF0054 (PFAM: protein of unknown function UPF0054) → MIEVAVQAEPDWADGTDWERLAIEAVTAAMRTTPHAAMLDAAYMAEVSIRLTDDDEVHALNRQYRQKDKPTNVLSFPMVQDDLIEGLDNSDDGEVLLGDIILARGVCVREAAEKGVPTAEHATHLIVHGTLHLLGYDHIEDDEAEAMEDLERVALATLGIDDPYAITED
- a CDS encoding GMC oxidoreductase (PFAM: glucose-methanol-choline oxidoreductase; FAD dependent oxidoreductase; GMC oxidoreductase) gives rise to the protein MHIDLDHGGPDGMAADVAVIGAGAAGITICRRLLAEGLSVILLESGGFDHEPGPSALNAGENVGEDYYALEDARLRFFGGTTAIWGGRCAEFDPIDFERRPWIPHSGWPFGHAEIAPYYAEARAAFGLPRVLPDLAEALDPLLPAFADHELATPAWLFDERFDRFSHANSRDLIDHPRCTVVTHATVREIMAAGSARGVERLLVRNLAGRRLAVTARHYVLAAGGIENPRLLLASRSVMRCGLGNGHDQVGRYFMEHPHARGGKVVGGASWALLRAFGRHRVGALSVAPLIAAAPALQAREGLLNTSLTLAGRRPAEGRQALLLAAYERIKHDTAPTARGRHLWKMMKRTVNSLQKIVDPARPWALEKLGLTDLALVVRAEQAPNPDSRVKLGDVLDATGMPRAQLDWRTSAIDVDSVRGLVSALGRELRRLGLGKVEPAAWLAEEPRRWTTDPLISTHPIGGYHHMGTTRMADDPRRGVTDGQGRVHGVDNLHVAGSSLFPTSGWANPTLTIVALAMRSADRIADRLRAAPVPSLHTLKPRIAAG
- a CDS encoding CBS domain containing protein (PFAM: CBS domain containing protein; transporter-associated region), which translates into the protein MQRWDCPPVPISVSESARENGARKTMPDDSSSSAADSGGRWWRGLRSLFAPEQEPSLRDQIEEVIEEHEGDGGEGDDLSSAEREMLRNILHFGERTVGDIGVPRGDIVAVPEAIGFDELVARFAEAEHSRLPVYGEDLDHVTGMIHVKDVFRIIATGAARPATIAGLIRQPRYVPSSMRIIDLLAEMRETRTHLAIVLNEYSGTDGLVTIEDLVEEIVGDIEDEHDEKEADLLVPLDDAIWSADARAELEDVARLIDPRLADIDDDVETLGGLASALAGQVPQAGQIVEHPSGWRLEITDADERRVRQMLLHPPADAHGRES